CGTTACACGACAGGGTCTTACGAATTTTCAATCGGGCAGAATTATCCGAATCCATTTTCAAACAAAACAACTATACCATTTAATATAAAGAATGCAGGCGTGGTCTCATTGATAATTTACAATATAAGAGGCCGTGAAGTTAAAAGATTGATTAACAAGAAAAATTTTTCTTACGGTGATTATCTCGTTGAGTGGGACGGGAGGGATGAGTACGGCAGAAAGGCTGCACCCGGAGGATATTTATGCAGGATTATTTCAGGAAGAAAAAAATATACAATTAAAATTTTCAGGACGAAGTTTTAAAGGAGGCTATGATGGAAAAAAGAAATATATTGATATTTTTAATTATACTGCTGATTACGAGCTGTTCAGGATTTTTATCTGCAGATACGTATGTTGTTACTTCTACGGCAGATAATGGTGATGGGAGTTTAAGATGGGCTCTTACAGAGGCAAATCAACATGCAGGGGCTGCTGATACCATAGTTTTTAATATCCCTGATACTGATACAGGATTTGACGGTGCTGTATGGTGGATCAGGCCACAGACAATGCTCCCTGTTTTTTATGACGACAGTACATGGGTGAGCGGTGAGTCACAGACAATTAATATGGGAAACAAAAATACCAAAGGGCCGGAAGTATTAATTTATGGAGGGGACATAACGGATCCGAATCAGGCGATAGGATTTCTTATCATGTCATCCGGAAATAAGATATCCGGATTGGTAATTTCAGGTTTTAAGTCATTTGGCATAAGATTCAGAAATTCAACTGCACAGCATAATGAGATATGTGGGAATTACATAGGTACTGATCCTGCAGGAGAGAATGCAATGCCTAATCTGACTGGAATTTATATATCGAGATACGCAGGAAGTACTATAATCGGAGGGGGAGGAGAGGAGAGAAGAAATATAATTTCAGGGAATATCCAAAACGGAATTTATACGGTACTTTCCGATAGTAATGTCATAACCGGTAATTACATAGGAACTGATCCTTCAGGTAAATTCAGTATACCCAATGCTAGTGACGGTAAACACAGCG
This genomic window from bacterium contains:
- a CDS encoding right-handed parallel beta-helix repeat-containing protein, with protein sequence MMEKRNILIFLIILLITSCSGFLSADTYVVTSTADNGDGSLRWALTEANQHAGAADTIVFNIPDTDTGFDGAVWWIRPQTMLPVFYDDSTWVSGESQTINMGNKNTKGPEVLIYGGDITDPNQAIGFLIMSSGNKISGLVISGFKSFGIRFRNSTAQHNEICGNYIGTDPAGENAMPNLTGIYISRYAGSTIIGGGGEERRNIISGNIQNGIYTVLSDSNVITGNYIGTDPSGKFSIPNASDGKHSGIWISYGKHNIIGGSDADKRNIISGNGRDAIHMTYADSNTVIGNYMGVDVTGTVLLANGTTGKGDGFDIRYGSSYNIIGGSSPGEGNIVCGSPNMGIRIGETNYVSSSDHNIVL